CAGCCCTTGTGAAAACCAGTTGTTGGCTGCCTTGGGACCAAAGAAATCACCAGCCCTGACGATGAGAGATTTGACGCCTTTGCTGGCAGCCAGACGCAGACGGTGTTCCATCTCTACCCGGATTTTACCTTTCTTGGTGATAGGGAACTGTGACGCATTTTCTGCAATCAGCGGGAAGGCATCCGGACCAAAATTATATACAGTACCTGGCAGCAGTATGCGTGCGCCGCTGGCCTGGGCTGCTGCGACCGTGTTGTCTATCATGGGCAGCACGAGTTTTTCCCAGTCACGATAGCCAGGCGGGTTGACAGCGTGGACGATGACAGACTTTCCTGCTGCAGCTTGCACCACGTCATCCTGCACCATGACATCACCTTTCATCCAGATATGGGCTGCTGTTTTATCTTTCACCTGATCAGGATTGCGATGCAAGGTAGTGACCTGCCAGCCGCGTTGCATCAGCAAGCGTGCCACTTCACCACCTACGCCGCCAGTTGCGCCCAATACCAGGGCTTGCTTATTGATTTGTGCATTTACTTTATTGCTGAATGTTTGCTGATTCATTTTGTTATTCCTTAATGTTTGGTTGATGTAGCCATTGTGTATCTTTGCCAGGCTATATACAATTCTCTAAAACTGCATAGGTGATATACATTTCTGTATGGATGACAAAAATATTCACTGGGACTACTACCGCACTGCGCTGGCAGTGCTGGAAGAAGGTTCGTTATCAGGCGCTGCCCGTGCGCTGGGTTTGACGCAGCCGACAGTAGGGCGGCATATCGAGGCACTGGAACAGGCCTTGGGTACGAGTCTGTTTGTCCGCAATCAGTCCGGCCTGTCGCCTACCATTGCCGCGCTGGCTATGAAACCTTATGCAGAAAGCTTGCGGGCCACCGAAAGCGCCTTGTTGCGCAGTGTCTCTGCGGAAGCAAATGAGGTAAGGGGTAAAGTGCGCATTACCGCATCAGAAGTCATGGGGGTAGAGATATTGCCGGGTATGCTGGCAGGTTTGCGGCAAAATTGTCCGGAGTTGAGCATCGAACTACAAATATCCAACCACACCCAGGATTTGCTTAAACGCGATGCGGACATTGCCATTCGCATGACTGAGCCTTTGCAAGATGCATTGATCGCGCGCCGCACGGGCAATGTAACGCTAGGATTCTTCGCACATGTCGATTATCTGTCACGCCACGGCGTACCATCCGACATGTCGGCGTTGAAACAGCATAGCGTGATCGGCTTTGACCGCGAATTTCCCTATATCAGGGCTTTGCAAAAACGTTACCCGCAGTTGCAAGGTGCTGACTTTGCCTTAGGTGCCGATAGTGATCTGGTGCAGTTTGCTGCCATACGTAAAGGCTATGGAATAGGAATTTGTCAGGTCGGGCTCGCTCAGCAGCATTCCTATCTGCAGCGTGTATTGGCTGATGAACTCCAAATCGATTTGCCTGTCTGGGTAGTCATGCATGAAGACTTGCGGTCCAGCCAGCGATACCGGACTACCTTTGATCATTTGGTTAAAGAACTACAAGCCTTGCTACAACAGGTGTGAAGTGCTCAAGTTTTGATCAACAAGTGTGGGTGTACGGTGGATAATTCCTGCCAAGCATCAAAACCGCCCGCAAAAGGCCGGACATCTTTAAACCCCAATTGCCTGAGGGTGTGAGCTGCATGCACGGCACCAGCATCGCCAGGACAGGCACATATCGTGATGATCATTTCATGCTGCGGCCAATGTTGGGCCGCATTGCCAACTTGCTTCACCTCGCTGACCATGGCATGGGGTATGGTACCTGTTTCTGCAATCAGTGCCGGGCTGCGCAAGTCGATAATATGGGGCAGGGCGCTGGTCCTCAGTGTGTCTGACATCTCAGTTGCACTGAAATGAGGAATGGACGCGAGCTTTTCAAAGCGTTTCTTTTGCCAGAATTTCCAGGCCAGCCAGCTCAATACCAGGGCAATGAAGATAGCCGCAATACGTATACCCTGCGCCGACAAAAACACCAGGCCTGCTTCAATTTGCGCCTGCAAGGCAAAGCCCGCCAACAGGGCCAGTCCAGCCCATAAAGCAGCACCTGCGGCAGAAGCCAACATAAAAGAAGTACGTGGCATACCCAAAGCACCAGCTACCGGCGGTGCCACGGTAGAAAAGCCGGGGATGAATTTACCCACGACCAGCGACCATACGCCCCAGCGCAGGAAACGTGCTTCGGTCTGGTTCACGCAAGACCCAGGGTTAATCGACATCTTGCATAAAAACTTCAGTACGCTATAGCCAAATTTCTTGCCTGCCTGATACCAGATCAGGTCGGCAATCAGCGAAGCGGCTACTGCTGCCATCAACAAAACAAGCAATTGCCCGGACTGTGTGGCCTGGCTGGCATTGAACATCATGGTCGGTACTGCTGGCACAGGCAAGCCCAGTTGCTGCAACAGGACATTGACAAACACCATCAAACTATCGTTTTGGCGAAAAAAATCTGCCAGCCAGCCTTGTTGCATATGTAATTCCGTTAGTAATCATGAGTAATCATGCAGTGAACAGGCATGGAACGGTAAAAGTAAAATCCGTATATGTTTATGCCTGATTTAACCCCTATTGTAGGGCATTGCAAGGCTTTGCATATCATACGTGTGAAGCCTGTTGCAAACTGAGCAGTTACTTTCCAACTGTAGTCCAGATTCTCAGATCAGGCAGCCAGCCCATGCGCTGACGATACTGCCCTGGCAAGTAATTCAG
This is a stretch of genomic DNA from Undibacterium sp. KW1. It encodes these proteins:
- a CDS encoding LysR family transcriptional regulator codes for the protein MDDKNIHWDYYRTALAVLEEGSLSGAARALGLTQPTVGRHIEALEQALGTSLFVRNQSGLSPTIAALAMKPYAESLRATESALLRSVSAEANEVRGKVRITASEVMGVEILPGMLAGLRQNCPELSIELQISNHTQDLLKRDADIAIRMTEPLQDALIARRTGNVTLGFFAHVDYLSRHGVPSDMSALKQHSVIGFDREFPYIRALQKRYPQLQGADFALGADSDLVQFAAIRKGYGIGICQVGLAQQHSYLQRVLADELQIDLPVWVVMHEDLRSSQRYRTTFDHLVKELQALLQQV
- a CDS encoding VTT domain-containing protein — translated: MQQGWLADFFRQNDSLMVFVNVLLQQLGLPVPAVPTMMFNASQATQSGQLLVLLMAAVAASLIADLIWYQAGKKFGYSVLKFLCKMSINPGSCVNQTEARFLRWGVWSLVVGKFIPGFSTVAPPVAGALGMPRTSFMLASAAGAALWAGLALLAGFALQAQIEAGLVFLSAQGIRIAAIFIALVLSWLAWKFWQKKRFEKLASIPHFSATEMSDTLRTSALPHIIDLRSPALIAETGTIPHAMVSEVKQVGNAAQHWPQHEMIITICACPGDAGAVHAAHTLRQLGFKDVRPFAGGFDAWQELSTVHPHLLIKT
- a CDS encoding NAD(P)H-binding protein; amino-acid sequence: MNQQTFSNKVNAQINKQALVLGATGGVGGEVARLLMQRGWQVTTLHRNPDQVKDKTAAHIWMKGDVMVQDDVVQAAAGKSVIVHAVNPPGYRDWEKLVLPMIDNTVAAAQASGARILLPGTVYNFGPDAFPLIAENASQFPITKKGKIRVEMEHRLRLAASKGVKSLIVRAGDFFGPKAANNWFSQGLVTPGQPVSVVRYPGSAGVGHQWAYLPDVAETMVRLLERENELGNFARFHMEGHWDHDGKQMVASIGRVTAQPALKASWFPWPVFTLLSPFKQTLKEMLEMRYLWRTEVKMSNQALVDFLGEEPRTPLDVAVRSSLAGLGCIKRNAGYESGVPDARNFGITPNHDRA